The following are encoded in a window of Kitasatospora fiedleri genomic DNA:
- a CDS encoding CTP synthase: MAQPHSGKSANGRAVTTKHLFVTGGVASSLGKGLTASSLGALLKARGLRVTMQKLDPYLNVDPGTMNPFQHGEVFVTDDGAETDLDIGHYERFLDTNLHGSANVTTGQVYSTVIAKERRGEYLGDTVQVIPHITNEIKSRIRRMATEDVDVVITEVGGTVGDIESLPFLEAVRQVRHEVGRDNVFFVHVSLLPYIGPSGELKTKPTQHSVAALRNIGIQPDAIVLRADREVPQAIKRKISLMCDVDEEAVVAAIDAKSIYDIPKVLHGEGLDAYVVRRLDLAFRDVDWTVWDDLLRRVHEPQHEVKVALVGKYIDLPDAYLSVTEALRAGGFANNARVQIKWVASDDCETPEGAQEQLGDVDAVCIPGGFGDRGVDGKVAAITYAREHKVPLLGLCLGLQCVVIEAARNLAGLPEANSTEFDAAAKYPVISTMAEQLAIVDGKGDLGGTMRLGLYPAKLAEGSIVREVYGGEQYVEERHRHRYEVNNAYRADLEKTGLQFSGLSPKGDLVEYVEYPREVHPYLVATQAHPELKSRPTRPHPLFAGLVAAAIDRKIG; the protein is encoded by the coding sequence TTGGCACAGCCCCATTCCGGCAAGTCGGCCAACGGCCGCGCCGTGACGACCAAGCACCTCTTCGTCACCGGGGGTGTCGCCTCTTCGCTCGGCAAGGGCCTCACCGCCTCCAGCCTCGGCGCCCTGCTCAAGGCCCGCGGCCTGCGGGTGACGATGCAGAAGCTCGACCCGTACCTCAACGTGGACCCGGGCACCATGAACCCGTTCCAGCACGGTGAGGTCTTCGTCACCGACGACGGCGCCGAGACCGACCTCGACATCGGCCACTACGAGCGCTTCCTCGACACCAACCTGCACGGCTCGGCGAACGTCACCACCGGCCAGGTCTACTCCACCGTGATCGCCAAGGAGCGGCGCGGCGAGTACCTCGGCGACACCGTCCAGGTCATCCCGCACATCACCAACGAGATCAAGTCCCGGATTCGCCGGATGGCGACCGAGGACGTCGACGTGGTGATCACCGAGGTCGGCGGCACCGTCGGCGACATCGAGTCGCTGCCGTTCCTCGAGGCCGTCCGCCAGGTCCGCCACGAGGTCGGCCGGGACAACGTCTTCTTCGTGCACGTCTCGCTGCTGCCGTACATCGGCCCGTCCGGCGAGCTGAAGACCAAGCCCACCCAGCACTCGGTGGCCGCGCTGCGCAACATCGGCATCCAGCCCGACGCGATCGTGCTGCGCGCCGACCGCGAGGTGCCGCAGGCCATCAAGCGCAAGATCTCGCTGATGTGCGACGTCGACGAGGAGGCCGTGGTCGCCGCGATCGACGCCAAGTCGATCTACGACATCCCCAAGGTGCTGCACGGCGAGGGCCTGGACGCGTACGTGGTGCGCCGCCTGGACCTGGCCTTCCGCGACGTGGACTGGACGGTCTGGGACGACCTGCTGCGCCGCGTCCACGAGCCGCAGCACGAGGTCAAGGTCGCGCTGGTCGGCAAGTACATCGACCTGCCGGACGCCTACCTGTCGGTCACCGAGGCGCTGCGGGCCGGCGGCTTCGCCAACAACGCCCGGGTGCAGATCAAGTGGGTCGCCTCGGACGACTGCGAGACCCCCGAGGGCGCGCAGGAACAGCTCGGCGACGTGGACGCGGTCTGCATCCCCGGCGGCTTCGGCGACCGCGGCGTGGACGGCAAGGTCGCCGCGATCACCTACGCCCGCGAGCACAAGGTGCCGCTGCTGGGCCTGTGCCTGGGCCTCCAGTGCGTGGTCATCGAGGCCGCCCGCAACCTGGCCGGCCTGCCGGAGGCCAACTCCACCGAGTTCGACGCCGCCGCGAAGTACCCGGTGATCTCGACCATGGCCGAGCAGCTGGCCATCGTCGACGGCAAGGGCGACCTGGGCGGCACCATGCGCCTGGGCCTGTACCCGGCGAAGCTCGCCGAGGGCTCGATCGTGCGCGAGGTGTACGGCGGCGAGCAGTACGTCGAGGAGCGCCACCGCCACCGCTACGAGGTCAACAACGCCTACCGCGCCGACCTGGAGAAGACCGGCCTGCAGTTCTCCGGCCTCTCCCCGAAGGGCGACCTGGTCGAGTACGTCGAGTACCCGCGCGAGGTGCACCCCTACCTGGTCGCCACTCAGGCCCACCCCGAGCTGAAGTCCCGCCCGACCCGCCCGCACCCGCTGTTCGCGGGGCTGGTCGCGGCGGCGATCGACCGCAAGATCGGCTGA